From the Candidatus Bathyarchaeota archaeon A05DMB-5 genome, the window TCCAGAGAAACTTAGAATACTTAGGAGAAAAATGCAAATCATATTTCAAGACCCCTATGCATCATTTAATCCTCGAATGAAAATTGGAGATGCCGTGGGACATCCACTTGAGATTCATGGATTAGCAAAACATCAAGAGAAAAGAAAAAAAGTCTTGGAAATGCTTGAACGCGTTGACCTTACTCCGCCGGAGCAGTTTGCAGACTTGTACCCGCACCAGTTAAGTGGAGGACAGAGACAACGGGCGGCAATAGCGCGCTCTTTGATTTTAGACCCAGAATTTATAGTTGCAGACGAACCAGTCTCCATGATTGACGTTTCTTTGAGAACAACAATCATCGATTTGATGTTGAAATTAAGAAAGGAATTAAACCTTACTTACCTTTTTATAACTCACGATTTGGCAATCGCTAAATATATTTCAGACAGAATAGCAATAATGTACCTTGGAAAAATTGTGGAAATGGGAGATAAAAAAGAGATTTTCTTCAATCCCTTTCACCCCTACACACAAGCTTTGCTTGCTGCTATACCAGTTCCAAACCCGGAAAGAAAACGAAAACCAATCGCGTTAAAGGGTGAAGTGCCCTCAGCGATAAACATACCTTCTGGATGTCGTTTTCACCCGCGTTGTCCACATGAAGAAAAAAGGTGTAGAGAGAAAGAACCAGAATTGATTGAGGTTTCGCCTGATCACTTTGTTGCTTGTCACTTAGTTGAAAAGTGAAGCCGCTTAAGAATATAGAAGTCAGGCGTAGAAGAATCTTGTTTTATTTTTAGTCATTAACATTTAGTAAGGTAAATGTTTATGCATTGTTTTTTGATGCACGCAACCAGAGAGCGCCTGAGACTATTATAAAGGCTAAGGTAACAAAGAAGAGAAACATCAACATTTTAACCGCATCTGCAGCAATTTCCTCGAACATTTTCTTAAGCCTTCCCACCAATACTTTTCGCTTTACTGCCTAAAAGCAAAGTTTCCAAAGCTGAAATGAGTGTGTAATAGGGTATATTTTGAGAAATGATATATGCTTGTGCATATAGCAAGGGTTTTATAAAAAAGAGCATTTATAAGGTATTCAGCCTAAGCGGGAAAGGAGAAGGCTTCCCTCATCACTTCTTTCTTCTTCTGTTCTAGAAATCAACGGATTCTCTTTCGCAGATCGTAACAGTAATACCAAGCGGTCCAGCCTCTGTAGAACGTGTCTTCTTTCTTCTTTTTTCTTCTGCGGTAAAGCAGAGCGAGAAGGATGATAAGTATTAATGCGAGTGGGAAGAGCAGATACCAGAAGAGTGCCCACCATGGGAAATATGCACCCGCCGCTATAGAATGATAGTAGGCTGTCGCGTTGTGAGGGGCGTTCATGAAAACTGTTATTGTGCGTGTTCCAGCGATTTGAGTGGTTTCGTCAACTTTCCAATAGTCAAAGTCGTATCCTTCAACAACCGGAGCTGTTAAGCTGACATTTTCAAATTGATCATACCAACCTTCCCCAAGAATCATCACAATACCTGAAGGAACCATGTTGACAGTCAAATAATACTGTACAATATAATGTGCTGTAACTGTATGATTTGAATTCATAATCACAGTGATCGAATTTGTTGCGTTAAATATCCCATCGACATCCCAGCATACAAACTTGTAACGCGTATTAGTGGTTATGGAAACATGTTCAGGAGCAACTAAGTTGACGTTAGACCCTTCATTATACCAGCCTTCGCCAGAAATTGTAACTATGTTAGGAGGATTAGTTCTCACAGCTAAATAATACTGCTTTTGTGGAGTGATAGTTAATTTTGTTGATATAGTAGGACAATAGGGAACCCCACCAATATCAAGTGGAGCAGTGAATGCGACTGCATAAATTGTTGCTTCTCCGATCATCGCAGTTAGCGGAACGTGCGAAGTTACATATGTGTAACTTTTTCCATGTTCAAAAACGTCATCGTTTTGAATATGCAATATTGGATAGTTCGCTATGTCTTGCATATCCACAGCAATTGTGGCGATTTTTGGTGTTAGGGCAATATTTTGGATTGTTAGATTGAAAACTATTGTTTCTCCTTGAGAACATGACGTTATGGGTTCCAATCTTGTATTTAAAGTGGATATTTCCGTTATTTCAATTATCCAGCCAACCTTGAAGGTTAAAGTATCTAATACCATGCTTCCTGCTATATCCACAGTAGCTATTACTGACCATACACCAAAAATTATCTCTTCACCATTTTCAGAGGGCCATGGAATTCTAAACAAGAAAGTTGCTATACCGCTCTCATTTGAGGCGCAAGTACCAGTTATCGTTATGTTTTGAAACGCGTTTATTGGATTCCTAACTTGAAAACCAACAAGTTTGTTGGATAATGGATTTTCATTGTAAGTTACTAGAGCGTAAAGAATAAGCAATTCTTGCGGTTGATATGCATCACTTGATTGGTTTAGTCCTCTTCCATCAAATGGCGCCTTGTCTGTAAAGACATCAATTTTTCTTTCGCCGCTTTCTGAAAAAGTAATTTTCGTGTTCATGGGTATTAATCCAAAAAGAAATACTGTAATTGTAAGCACCACAGCTAACTTTCTTATCTTAAAGTCCATCTCCAATCATGCATATAATTAATAGTGAATACTTTAACAAATATTCCGCAATCATGAATATTACTATAAAGGATGCGTTTTCCAAAAGTCACAACCACAAAAATTTAAAAAATAATGTCAACACGCCTTTAGACGGGCCCGCCGGGAACTGTCCCCTGAAAGGCACGAATCTTCCAAGTTTGAACCCGGGACCCCCGGGTTAAAAGCCCGGTGCTCTAATCCTTACTGAGCTACGGGCCCGCCAAGCTTTTAGAAGATGATTGAAGATGTTTTTTAGCATTTCGATTGTTTTGGTGTAAAAAATTAAGCGGTAGATTGAACTTTTAACAAGCCTGTTATGAAGTTTTTGATTTTGTCGTTTGCGTTGAGTACGGTGTCGATTGTTTTTCTGCCTTTGTCTGTGAGTTTGTAAACTCTTTTTCTTTCGTTCCATGTACCTTCGATTAGTCCGTTTCTTTCGAGAGAGTATAAGAGCGAGTAAACGGTGCCTGAGCTTACGAGGAGGTGGAATCTGTTGTGGATGAAGGAAATTACGTCGTAGCCGCTTAAGGGTCCGTTTCTCAGCTCAGCCAAAATGATTATGTCCATGAAGTTTTTGATTATTCTTTCGTGCATTTTTTTCAAAATTTTTCCTTCCAATCTTTCACCGCCAACAATGATTGTCAGGGCAGTCATGTTTATTCACATTTTAACATTTTAGGTTAGATATAAATATTTAAATTTTATTCGAATTCCGAATAAGAAGTTGAAACAGAATAAAACAAATTTAAACAGCAGAGTCCATAAACCTTTTATAAAAACTGCATGTTTACCCTAAATAAAAGGTTAACACCATGAAAAGAATATCAAACCGCAAGGTCATCTACAGCTTCTCACCGAAACACAAACCAGTAGCACACATCGACCTTAAAGAGAAAATTCTTCTCGAAACCCAAGATGCGTTTGGAAACCAAGTAAAAAGCGAAAATGCATCAATAGAAAAGCTTGACTGGACGAAAGTGAACGGTGCAACAGGACCACTCTACATCAACGGTGCAAAACCCGGCGACACGCTAATTGTGAAGATTGAAGAAATAAGGATGCCGGAAAAAGGCGTAATCGCAACGATACCGAAACAAGGAGCATTAAGAAATAAACATATCAAACCAACAATAAAAATCGTCCCAATCCAGAACGGACAAGTACATTTTGAAAACGGAATCAAAGTTAAAGCAGAGCCTATGATAGGCACGATAGGTGTAGCGCCCAAAACCGGCGAAATCCCAACAGGAACCTCGGGCAAACACGGCGGAAACATGGATGTAAAAGAAATAACTGCAGGTGCAAGGCTCTATTTGCCCGTTTTCGTGGAAGGTGCTCTTTTCGCGGCTGGAGACCTTCATGCGGTTCAGGCTGATGGCGAAGTCTGCGTTTCAGCGATTGAGATTTCTGGAGAAGTAATCTTAAGCTTTGACGTTCTAAAGGGAAAATGTCCTTCTTGGCCTGTTCTTGAAACGCGTGATAGTTATGCTTTTCTTGTTTGCGGTGATTCGCTTGATGAGGCTTCAGAGTTGGCTGTTGAAGCGGCTGTGGAAGGGTTAATGCGTGAGTATGGGTGGTCTTTTGAGAATGCCTACATGTTCGCTAGCCTTGTTGTTGATGTGAAGGTTAATCAGGTTGTTGACCCGAAAAAAGGCGTAAGGGCTGCTGTTCCGAAAAAGCTGGTTTCGATTGAGAGTTTATGCCATAAAAAATCGTAAAGAAATGTTTCAATAATCAATTATAAAAGACAGCCAGCAACAATCGATTTTTTTTAACGCAATTTTTCACTTAAAAGAGAAAATCTTCCCTTTTTAACAGTCAGCGATATATCTGCATGTTAACAAACGTTATCTCTTTCTTTCGCGGCTAAAACTGAACGGTGCTAATAATTGATTTCGTGGAAACACTCGTTTAAGCGATTAAGCGAAGAATATGAGATGGCGAAGAAAAAGAAGCAAGCTTTAGACAATTTATTGAACACTGGCAAAATTTCGCCGCCTACACATGAACTTTTCAACAAGGAAATCGACGCGACGGTGGAAGAAATTGAGAAGCAGCAGAGGGCTTTGCTGGAGAAAATGAACACTAAAATGATGGAGCTTGAAGAGCAAATCAAAACGTTGGAGATGTTTCTTGCAAACTTTGAAATTCAGCATGTGACAGGTGAGGTTGACGATGAGACTTATCAGCGTGAAATCAACCTTCTGTCTGTTGGGCTTGATACTGCAAGGAACGAGTTAGGCGCGGTTAAAGAAGCCATAAATCAACTTTCGACAAACACGTTGAACCTAACAGCGGATGTGAGTGTGCAAGAAAAAATTGAGCCACAATCTTCACAAAATATTGATGTACCCCAAGCTGAAATCAAAGTTGCCGAAGAAACTCCGCCAGTTGTGGAAATCAAAGAGATAACAACTTCCGAGCCTGCGCAAGAGCAAGCACAACCTACAGAAACTCAATCACAAACTGAAGAAAAACAAGAAGCGTAATAAACTAATAGATAACTTCGCTCCTTTTTTCTATCTAGTTAGCTTGGAATTTCAGAGTTTTTTATATATTTTAACGTGTGTTTATTTTTCCGAGAGTGCATAATGGTTGATTGACAAAGTGATGATGACTTTTCACGAGAAATTTAGGCAGTATGATTTGGGCGAAGGGCATCCTTTTAGAGGTGACAGATTCGCCAATGCTATGAAGTTTTTTGAGAATCAAGGTTTGTTTAAGCTTTCGGAAATTGTTCTAGTTGAACCTCAACCAGCATCGAGGGAAGAGTTGTTAAGGGTTCATGATAAGGGTTATGTGGATTTGATTTTTCGTTTGGCAACGGAGAACACGCCTTATGATGTTGAGACGCCTGTTTCGCCGGAGATTTTGGAGGCTGCACTGTTAATTGTTGGTGGTGCGATTCGTTGTGGAAGAGCTGTTTTTGATGGTGAAGTGAAACGTGCAATTTCCGTGGGTGGCGGTTATCATCATGCAGGACGCAATTATGGCGGTGGTTTCTGCATATTTAATGACGTGGCTGTTTTGGTTGAGCATTTGAGAGCTAATTATAATGTTAAGCGTTTTTTAATATTGGATTATGATGTGCATTTTGGAAATGGCACAAGCGACATTTACTATCATGACCCAAGCGTGCTGTACATTTCTTTGCACCAAGACCCAAGGACGATTTATCCGGGAACAGGTTTTGTTGAACAGATTGGAGAATATGCTGGGGAGGGTTACAATATTAACGTGCCTTTACCGCCGAGGACAAGTGACAACACATACCTTTATGCGTTGAATGAAGTTTTTGTGCCGTTAGCAGAGGAGTTTGAGCCTGAAATAATAATTGCAAATGGCGGAAACGACCCGCACTTTGCTGATATGCTTGGAGATTTGAATTTGACTGTGAAGGGTTTTTTTAGAATTTCGCAGTTGATTAGGGAAACGGCGGACAAGGTTTGTGGTGGAAAGGTTGTTTTGATTCCTGGAAGTGGTTATAACCCGCAGGTTTTGCCGATGTGTTGGTATGCGCTTGTTGCTGGAGTGGTTGGTTTGAAGGAGATTTGCGTGGAAGATTCTTTTCCGCTACCGAAAGAACCGCCATATTGTATTAGGGTGGTTGAGAGGACAGTTGATGAGTTGAAGAGGTTGTTGCGTAGGTATTGGTCGTGTTTTGGCGGTTTTGGGTTGAATGTTGTTCCTTGAGTTTTTGTTTGTGTGCTCTGCGCAGCTATACCCCCCTTATTTATAGGTTGAATTTTTGGTTGATTTTGGGCGGTTTTGGGGAACTCTTTTATGAGTGTTGCGTGTAAATTATATGAGTCATAATGGAGGTTAGGCATTAGATGGAATTGAAAGGTAGCAGAACGGAGAAGAATTTGTTGGCGGCTTTCGCTGGCGAGTCGCAGGCTAGAATGCGCTACACCTTCTTCGCCAGCGTTGCGAAGAAGGAAGGTTACGAGCAGATTTCGGCGATTTTCACAGAAACCGCGGACAACGAGAAAGAACACGCTGAGCTTTTCTTTAAGTTCTTAAAAGGCGGCTTGGTGGAGATTACTGCAGCCTATCCAGCAGGCGTTATTGCCTCGACAGCGGAAAATTTGCGGGCTGCGGCTGAAGGCGAAAAATACGAGTGGGGCACGCTTTATCCTAATTTTGCAGAGATTGCCGAAGAGGAAGGTTTTCCAGAGGTTGCAAGAACTTTTCGGAATGTTGCGAAGGTTGAAGAGTATCATGAGAGACGATATAGAAAATTGTTGGAAAATGTTGAGCTTGGCAGAGTTTTCAAAAGAGAAAAGCCAGTGATGTGGAAGTGTCGAAACTGTGGATACGTGATGGAAGGCAAAGAAGCGCCAGAAAAATGTCCGGTTTGCGACCACCCGAAAAGCTACTATGAGCTTTGGACAGAAAACTACTAAAAACATTTTTTATTTTTCTTGTTGCTGCATTTCTGCTAAATATTTCAAGTGAAAGGGTTTCACCAGTTCTTTTCCCCGAAGATTCACAAGAACGGATTGAATGTCCTCGGTGAACTCTCCCATTTCAAGCCTATAATCCCGCATGAACTCGTCATATTCTGGGTAACTCTTGTGAAGAGAAATCATGAAGGAATCAACGCCCATGCCTCTGCAAGCGCCAGCCATGATAATGTTGTTTTGATTCTTAAGCCAATCCAAAGCTCTTTTTCGAGTGGCTTCATAGTGTTCTTTTGATGCGATAGCAGACTTAATCTTGACTAGGGTAATCGCGAAAATTTCAAAGCCAAGCTTATTCCATTTCGGAATCGCAGTGTAACCATCAATAAACTCTTTTTCTAGAATGGCTCTTTTCCGCGTGACGGTCGGCTGAGATATTCCCAAAACTTTAGCTAACTGTCGGTCACTGCGTTTAGAATCTCTCATTAACTCTAACAGAAGCCTATAATCTGACGGCTTAAGGTTCGCCATAATATCGCACCTCATTGTTAATGCATTGTCTCAATTTTTATGTCTTGCTAATCGGAAACTTGATTTTAGGTATTTTCTAGAAATTTGACTGCTTTTTCAAGTATTACCTCGTGTAGGTTTCCTCTGTTCTCAAAAGTGACCACATGCACTTCTGCGTCTTCTCTGCTTCTAATCTCATTTATCAGTTTGTCCCGTGCCTTCCAATGAATTATGCCAACCACAAGCTTTTTACTTTCAGTAGCCCGCTTAACCGCTTCCCTAAACCGTTCAGAAAACAACTCCATCGGTCCAACCTCATCAACAGCAACCACATCCAAACCCTCAACAGCCCTCAAAATCGCAGCAACGCCCACACCGTCAAGGTCTTCCAAGTTCACGCGGTACTTGCCAACCCTTGGACCACTAGGCTGATTAACATGCGCAAGCCACCCACGCTCGCCACTGCTCAAATCCAAAATTTCAAAACCAACCCGTGTACCGCAAGAGCGAACTTCACGACTTAACATTCCACCGACACGGTAGCCTCTAGCTTTCAACGCCTCAACAATCTTCAAAAGAACACTTGACTTACCAACACCCGGACTGCCAGTTAAAAGCAAAACTCGTTTCTGCAACTTAACCAGCTTCAAAACACCTTAAGAAAGATTCGTAAGCAAAGATGACATGCCCGCAGCAGCAAGCACCAACAACTCAAACGTCTTATACGCGTCAACCATACTCTTCGCCGTGTATTCCACACTCAACCCGTCAACCCGCTTAACTGAAGGCAACAACCCTGCTACATCCGCAAAGTGACTCGCCAAAAAAGTAACACGCGACTTCACAGGCTTACCAGCAACCAACAACTTAACCTTCTTACGCTTAAAGTTAGCTACAGCCTTATCAACAGCCTTTCTCAATTCACTCTCAATTTTCGCCATTCCTGGACTTTTAGCGGAAACTCTACTCAGAGAACGCTTCAAAGCCACAGTTTCAACCCAAGGCGCATACTTCTTAACATCATCCTCTAACAGTTGAGCGTCACCTGCAACCAGTATTACTGGAACCTTAAAGTCACCCGCAGCGTAAGCATTAAAGAGAAACTCACTAACCTCAACACCATTAATCTCTAACTTGTTAATACTTCCGCCACTGTAAGTATGGTCAAACGAAGACTTCGCCGTTCCAAACTTAGAATGATAACCAAGAAAAACAGCAACATCACACCCTTCAACACCCGCAACCATACTCAACGGACGCGGAAAACCCCGGATAATCTCCACATACTCCGGCAAATCCTCAACATGAACATTAACCATCGGACCATGACTGTCAGCAACAACAACCTCGTCAAAACCCTCCTTATGCAACTCATCAACAACCACAAGCGTAACTTTAGTAGCAATCTTCCTAGCCTCCCCATACAAACTACCCTTCAAATTCAAATGCCCCGGAACAACAACATACGGCATGCCTTCCATATCAACCGAAACAAACGCTTTCATACACTCACTCTCACGCGCTACACATCTACACAAAACGCATTAAAATATTTCGATCCCCAAATACTCTCGGAGAAAAACAAGAACATGAAAAAAACAAACGCCACCATAGACTTTCCAACAGAAACAATCCAAGAAGGCAAAACCAAAATCACCGTTCCAAAACTCAAAGCCTTCATAAAACAACCCTCAGACTACGCACCCTCAAAAGCTCCAGTCTTCTACAACCCAATCATGGAACTCAACCGCGACATAGCAGTCCTAGCCTTACAAGCCTACCAGAAAATAGCAAACCGAGAAATCTCCGTTTGCGAACCTTTAACCGGCTGCGGCATAAGAGGAATACGCTTCGCAAAAGAAGTCAAAGGCGTAAAAAAAGTTCTGATAAACGACATCAACGACAAAGCCGCCCAACTCGCCAAAATCAACGTGCAAAAAAACAAACTAGACAAACGCATCACAGTCAAAAACGAAGATGCAAACTTTCTCCTCGCACATTACTCCGAACCACACAAAAGATTCGACGCCATAGACATAGACCCGTTTGGCTCGCCAGTGCCCTACCTAGACCCTGCAATCCGCGCCTTACGCAACAACGGACTCTTAGCCTTAACAGCAACAGACATGGCGCCACTCTGCGGAGTCCACCCAAAAGCCTGCATACGCAAATACGGCGGAAAACCACTACGCACAGAATACTGCCACGAACTAGCCGTTAGACTGTTAGCTGGATGCTTAGCCACGATAGCCGCAAAACACGACATAGGCATGCAAGTAATTTTCAGCCACAGCGCAAACCACTACGTACGCGTATACGCAACAATAAACTACAGCGCAAAAAAAGCTGACGAAAGCATAGAAAAAATGGGCTACATACTCCACTGCTCCAAATGCTTCCACAGAGAAACCACAAAAGGACTATTCAAAACAGACCAGCTTAAATGCAGTGAATGCGGCTCAAAAATGAACTTCGCGGGACCATTATGGCTAGGAAAACTAGCAGACCAGCAATTCTGCGAAACAATGAAAAACGAAGCCAGACGCAAAGTTTTGAAAACAGGAGGAAAAATAGCAAAAATTCTAAATCTAATAAGCAAAGAAGCAGACGCACCACCGACATACTATGTTCTTGACAAAATATGCGACAAAACGGCGCTTCCAGTCCCATCAACAGAAAAAATAATCGAAACCCTAAAAGAAAAAGGATTCAAAGCGTTGGCAACCCATTTTAACACAAAAGGAATCCGAACCAACGCCAACGCTTCAATTTTGACGAAAATTGTTGAAGAATTTTTTAGAAAAATTTAGTCAGCCCATAACAATGACTCTCGTCAAGTCGGACACCGATTCCAACGTGACAAATTTTAAATATCAACAATATTATCAAGTTTGAAAGGGTGTTCATAATTGAAAGAAAAACTTTTGTTATCAGCCTTAATGGCAACACTGATAGCATTATCTTTTGCGTCTTCCGTTAAAGCTGCCGCCAGCATAGAAATTTACGGCTACGTGGACAAACCCCAATACAAACCAGGCGAACAAGGAAACTTGCGCATCTGGATATACAACGACGGAACAGAAGACATCACCATAAAAAGCATCACTGTGGAATATCCATGGCACGACGCTTACGTATGGGAAGGAAACGAAACAATCAAAGATATACAATACCCAACCATCGACGCAGGCGAAAACCGAAGCTTTACACTAACATTCACTGTGCCCACAGACGGCAGAGCAATCGCTTCCGGCATCTCAAACATAAAAGTGCGAACAGTGACCGATAAGATAACCGAAACAAAGAACATTCCAATCAGCATAGCAAGCACGCCAGCTCCGATGAGCATTCAAGACATGGATAAACTGATAACATTGTTCACAATACTAACCGTGTTAATAATCGTCTGCACAATAATAATAGCCTCCACCATATTTCTATCAACACGCAAACCACAAGTGACATGGAAAACAACAGAAGAATAACAACAGCAAACTTCCCCCAACATTTTTCTCCATTTATCTTTAAGTAATAGAATTAACAAGAGGATAACAGCTTAAATGAAAATTTGGAGGTGCCGTGAAACTCGGAAAAGTCGTAGTCACATGCGCTTGGCCCTACGTGAACTATCTCCCACACTTGGGCACGCTAGTGCAAGTCTTATCAGCAGACGTTGCCGCTCGATACTATCGCTTGAAAGGCGAAGAAGTAGTGATGGTAAGCGGTTCAGACGAGCATGGAACTCCAATAGAAGTGGAAGCGATAAGACAGGGAATTTCGCCGAAACAATTAACAGATAAAATGCACGCGAAAGTTGTTGAACTATTCAAGAAATGGGGCTTCTCATTCGACAATTACACCCGAACAGAAAATCCCGTTCACATAAAATTCGTGCAAGACCACCAAAGAAAAGTCTACAACAACGGTTACATCTTCACACAAGAAACAGAAATGCTCTACTGCACAAAATGCAGTCGCTTCTTACCAGACAGATTCGTCGAAGGAAAATGCCCATACTGCGGATACGAACCAGCCCGCGGAGACCAATGCGATTCCTGCGGAAGACTACTAGAACCCCTACTGCTAATCGAACCCTACTGCGTAATATGCAAAAGCAAACCAGTCATAAAAAAGACAAAACAATGGTATTTTGACCTGCCAAAATTCTCAGAAAAACTTGCCAACTACATCAGCAAAAACAAACAATTACCACTCAACGCTAGAAACTTCAGCCTAAACCTCATAAAAGAAGGATTAAAACCAAGAGCCATGACAAGAGACGTTGAATGGGGAATCCCAGCGCCGTTTCCAGGAGCAGAAGGCAAAACCTTCTACGTCTGGTTTGAGAATGTTTTGGGCTACATTTCAGCAACGATAGAATACTTCAAAAAGCGTGGAGAACCAGAAAAATGGAAGGAATACTGGTTCAAAAAGGACACGCGCACCTTGTATTTCATTGGAAAAGACAACATTCCCTTCCATGTGATAATCTTTCCAGCATTGCTATTGGCTTCTGGAGAGGACTATGTCTTGCCATGGAATGTGCCTGCAACCGAATTCCTCCAGTTCAAAGGCGAGAAAGCCTCAAAAAGCCAGAGAATCGGCATATGGATAGACGAAGCCCTAGAGCTTTTCCCAGCAGACTACTGGCGTTACTTTCTAATGGCAACAAGACCAGAAACCAAAGATTCAAACTTCTCATGGGAAATATTCATTGAAAAAGTAAATGCTGACCTAAACGACACATTCGGCAACTTCATCCACAGAACCCTAACTTTCATACGCACCCAATTCGACGGAAAAATTCCACAACCAATAACCTTAAGCCAAGATGACCAACAAATTCTGAAAACTCTCAGAGAAAAAGTCAAAACACTCGCAGAGGAAATCGAAGACTGTAAACTGCAGTCTGCCACTAACACGCTAATAAGCATCAGCCGCATAGGAAACCAGTATCTTAACGAGAAAGAACCATGGAACCTCATCAAGAAAAACAAAGAAGAGGCTGCAAACATCCTTTACGTTGCAGCGCAAATTGTCAAAGCCTTATCCATAGCCTCAGCGCCTTTCATGCCATTCACCGCACAAGAAATCTGGAAAACCCTTAACCTACCAGGAAACGTGTATGAACAAAACTGGGATGAAACCCTAAAACCCTTACCAACAAACCATGAAATAGCCAAACCCAAACCATTATTCAGAAAGATAGAGGCTGACGAAAAAGAACTGGATGAGATGTTAGAGAAAGCCAGAGAACGCCTAGGAAAGACTGCGTGAAACTTTGCAGTTAAAAATCGACCTTCACGTTCACACACACTATTCCTACGACTCCTCAATCACGCCAGAACAGCTCGTTTTCTACGCTAAAAAACGCGGATTAAACGGCATAGCAATAACAGACCACGACAGAATCAACGGCGCCCTAAAAATAGCCAAAGAAACCGACTTTTTAATTATTCCTGGAATTGAAATTTCAAGTTTGAACGGACACGTCCTAGGGCTTAATGTTCAAGAATTCATTCCATCAAAACTCAGCGTAGATGAA encodes:
- a CDS encoding tRNA (guanine(10)-N(2))-dimethyltransferase is translated as MKKTNATIDFPTETIQEGKTKITVPKLKAFIKQPSDYAPSKAPVFYNPIMELNRDIAVLALQAYQKIANREISVCEPLTGCGIRGIRFAKEVKGVKKVLINDINDKAAQLAKINVQKNKLDKRITVKNEDANFLLAHYSEPHKRFDAIDIDPFGSPVPYLDPAIRALRNNGLLALTATDMAPLCGVHPKACIRKYGGKPLRTEYCHELAVRLLAGCLATIAAKHDIGMQVIFSHSANHYVRVYATINYSAKKADESIEKMGYILHCSKCFHRETTKGLFKTDQLKCSECGSKMNFAGPLWLGKLADQQFCETMKNEARRKVLKTGGKIAKILNLISKEADAPPTYYVLDKICDKTALPVPSTEKIIETLKEKGFKALATHFNTKGIRTNANASILTKIVEEFFRKI
- a CDS encoding methionine--tRNA ligase, whose translation is MKLGKVVVTCAWPYVNYLPHLGTLVQVLSADVAARYYRLKGEEVVMVSGSDEHGTPIEVEAIRQGISPKQLTDKMHAKVVELFKKWGFSFDNYTRTENPVHIKFVQDHQRKVYNNGYIFTQETEMLYCTKCSRFLPDRFVEGKCPYCGYEPARGDQCDSCGRLLEPLLLIEPYCVICKSKPVIKKTKQWYFDLPKFSEKLANYISKNKQLPLNARNFSLNLIKEGLKPRAMTRDVEWGIPAPFPGAEGKTFYVWFENVLGYISATIEYFKKRGEPEKWKEYWFKKDTRTLYFIGKDNIPFHVIIFPALLLASGEDYVLPWNVPATEFLQFKGEKASKSQRIGIWIDEALELFPADYWRYFLMATRPETKDSNFSWEIFIEKVNADLNDTFGNFIHRTLTFIRTQFDGKIPQPITLSQDDQQILKTLREKVKTLAEEIEDCKLQSATNTLISISRIGNQYLNEKEPWNLIKKNKEEAANILYVAAQIVKALSIASAPFMPFTAQEIWKTLNLPGNVYEQNWDETLKPLPTNHEIAKPKPLFRKIEADEKELDEMLEKARERLGKTA